In the genome of Pseudomonas fluorescens, the window TTGAACATGATCAGGCATCCGGCAGCGCTTGATATGGCGCTTCTTTATCCGTGCGTTCCTTGGTGCCCCAGGCAGCGATGCCGACCTTGAGCGCGAAGAACAGGATGCTGAACACCACGAACAGGAACAGCGCAGTCAGCGTCGCGTTGGTGTAGGCGTTGAAGATCACGTGTTGCATCTGGTCGATGCTCTTGGCCGGGGCCAGCACCTGACCGTTGGCCAGGGCATCGCTGTATTTCTTCGCCAGGGCGAGGAAGCCGATCGCCGGGTTGGCATCGAACAGCTTGATGAAGCCTGCGGTGGTGGTGCAGATCAGCAACCAGACCGCTGGCAGCAAGGTCACCCACACATAACGCTGGCGTTTCATCTTGATCAGCACCACGGTGCCGAGCATCAGGGCGATACCGGCCAGCATCTGGTTGGAGATGCCGAACAGCGGCCACAAGGTGTTGATGCCACCCAGCGGATCGATCACGCCCTGGTACAGCAGATACCCCCACATGGCCACGCAACCGGCGGTGGCGATCAGGTTGGCGGTCCAGGATTCGGTGCGCTTGAGCGCCGGGACGAAGGAGCCGAGCAAGTCCTGCAGCATGAAACGCCCGGCACGGGTGCCGGCGTCGACCGCGGTCAGAATGAACAGCGCTTCAAACAGGATCGCGAAGTGGTACCAGAACGCCATGGTGTTTTCACCTGGCAACAAGTGGTGCAGGATCTGCGCGATCCCCACCGCCAGGGTCGGCGCGCCACCGGCACGGGCGAGGATGGTGGTTTCACCGATGTCGTGAGCCACCGCTTGCAGGGCTTCCGGGGTAATGGCGAAGCCCCAACTGCTGACGGTTTGTGCAACGGTAACCGCATCGGCGCCAACCACGGCCGCCGGGCTGTTCATCGCGAAATACACGCCCGGATCGATGACCGATGCAGCGACCATGGCCATGATCGCTACGAACGATTCCATCAGCATGCCGCCGTAACCGATGTAACGGGCATGCCCCTCACTGGCGAGCAGCTTCGGCGTGGTGCCGGAAGCGATCAGCGCGTGGAAACCGGAGACCGCGCCACAGGCGATGGTGATGAACAGGAACGGGAACAGACCGCCCTTCCAAACCGGACCGGTGCCGTCGACGAACTGGGTCAGCGCCGGCATTCTCAGCTCGGGCATGGTCACCAGAATGCCGATGGCCAGGGCGACGATGGTGCCGATCTTCAGGAAGGTGGAGAGGTAGTCACGGGGCGCCAGGATCAGCCACACCGGCAGTACCGCCGCGACAAAACCGTAGCCGATCAGCATCCAGGTGATCTGGATACCGGTAAAGGTAAAGGCCTTGGCCCACACCGGATCCGCGGCAACCTGCCCGCCGAGCCAGATCGACCCCAGCAGCAACAGCACGCCGATCACCGAGATTTCACCGATGCGACCCGGGCGGATGTAGCGCATGTAGATGCCCATGAACATCGCGATCGGGATGGTCGCCATTACCGTGAATATGCCCCAAGGGCTCTCGGCCAGGGCCTTCACCACGATCAGCGCCAGCACCGCGAGGATGATGATCATGATCAGGAAGCAGCCGAACAACGCGATGGTGCCGGGAATACGGCCCATTTCTTCACGGACCATGTCGCCCAGGGAACGACCGTTGCGGCGGGTGGACATGAACAGGACCATGAAGTCCTGCACCGCACCGGCCAGCACCACGCCGGCAATCAGCCACAGCGTGCCGGGCAGGTAGCCCATCTGCGCCGCCAATACCGGGCCGACCAGCGGACCCGCGCCGGCAATGGCGGCGAAGTGGTGACCGAACAGCACGTGTTTGTTGGTCGGCACGTAGTCCAGACCATCGTTATTGAGCACAGCCGGAGTGGCCCGATTGGGGTCGAGCTGCATCACTTTATTGGCGATGAACAGGCTGTAGTAGCGGTAGGCAACAAGGTAGATGGCGACGGCTGCGACTACGATCCACAAGGCGTTGATCGCTTCGCCGCGGCGCAAGGCCACGACACTCAGCGCAATCGCTCCCAGGACAGCCACGGCAAACCAGGCGAGGTGTTTAGCCAGACGGGGCATAGCGTGTCTCCTGCCGACAGCCAGTGACTGCGGCGGTAATTTTTATAATTGTGTCCGCGGTGCGGAGCTGGCCCAATATCCGCGCATGTCGTCCACAAATAAATCCGCGTTACTACGTACGTGGGATCTACGTAGTTCTACGTAGACGGCTCTGATTTCCCTGTGGGAGCGAGCCTGCTCGCGAAGGCATTCTGTCATTCAACATGGATGTCGACTGATACACCGTCTTCGCGAGCAGGCTCGCTCCCACAGGTTCAGCATTTCAACTGAATGACCTCTCCCGCCAATGGTCATTCCGTCCAACAAGGCTGTCTATCTTTGGCATATGATCCCGAGCCTTCGCGCGGGCAGGAGTCAACATGCAGCTCAAACACAAGATCGTCGCCCTCGGGATTCTGCCGCTGGTGCTGGCCATTGCCGTCATCTGCGCGCTGGTGATTTCCCTCAATCGCCAACTGGGCGATCAACAGGCGCAACTGATCGAAGACAGCATTCTGGCGAGCAAGCGCGCGGAGCTGAAAAACTACGTGGAAATGGCCCAGAGCCTGATCGAGCCGCTGTACGACGACGGCCACGGCGATGCCCAGGCCCAGCAACGAGTGCTGGAAGAACTGCGCAAGCTCAGCTTCGGCATCAATGGCTACTTCTTCGTCTACGACCATGAAGGCCGCAGCCTGATGCACGCACGCCAGTCGGAACTGGTGGGCCAATACCTGTGGGACATGAAAGACCCCCACGGCCTGCCGGTGATC includes:
- a CDS encoding carbon starvation CstA family protein; this encodes MPRLAKHLAWFAVAVLGAIALSVVALRRGEAINALWIVVAAVAIYLVAYRYYSLFIANKVMQLDPNRATPAVLNNDGLDYVPTNKHVLFGHHFAAIAGAGPLVGPVLAAQMGYLPGTLWLIAGVVLAGAVQDFMVLFMSTRRNGRSLGDMVREEMGRIPGTIALFGCFLIMIIILAVLALIVVKALAESPWGIFTVMATIPIAMFMGIYMRYIRPGRIGEISVIGVLLLLGSIWLGGQVAADPVWAKAFTFTGIQITWMLIGYGFVAAVLPVWLILAPRDYLSTFLKIGTIVALAIGILVTMPELRMPALTQFVDGTGPVWKGGLFPFLFITIACGAVSGFHALIASGTTPKLLASEGHARYIGYGGMLMESFVAIMAMVAASVIDPGVYFAMNSPAAVVGADAVTVAQTVSSWGFAITPEALQAVAHDIGETTILARAGGAPTLAVGIAQILHHLLPGENTMAFWYHFAILFEALFILTAVDAGTRAGRFMLQDLLGSFVPALKRTESWTANLIATAGCVAMWGYLLYQGVIDPLGGINTLWPLFGISNQMLAGIALMLGTVVLIKMKRQRYVWVTLLPAVWLLICTTTAGFIKLFDANPAIGFLALAKKYSDALANGQVLAPAKSIDQMQHVIFNAYTNATLTALFLFVVFSILFFALKVGIAAWGTKERTDKEAPYQALPDA